In the genome of Qipengyuania seohaensis, one region contains:
- the ribD gene encoding bifunctional diaminohydroxyphosphoribosylaminopyrimidine deaminase/5-amino-6-(5-phosphoribosylamino)uracil reductase RibD: MSRPNPAVGCLIVKEGTVVGRGWTHGGGRPHAEAAALEEAGDLAAGATAYVTLEPCAHVSPRGPACANLLREAGVARVVVGSPDPDPRTAGEGVARLRDAGIEVDLLPTPEVGDSLTGYLTRARLARPFVTLKLAVSLDGQIATASGESQWITGETSRAHVHSRRAMHDAILVGGGTWRADQPRLDVRLAGLEHQSPRRILLSRGIAPDGVTVINTPSQIGRLDEVQYLYVEGGAQTAGSFLAEDLVDRIELYRAPVLIGEGRSALGDIGLGSLDEAHGRWKLTERRQLGSDCFEAYSRSRQEEN; encoded by the coding sequence ATGTCGCGCCCGAATCCGGCTGTCGGCTGCCTGATCGTAAAGGAAGGGACAGTCGTCGGTCGCGGGTGGACCCACGGTGGCGGACGCCCCCATGCCGAGGCAGCCGCGCTGGAAGAGGCCGGCGATTTGGCGGCAGGGGCGACCGCTTACGTCACGCTCGAACCGTGCGCCCATGTCTCGCCTCGCGGTCCGGCCTGTGCCAACCTGCTTCGCGAAGCGGGAGTTGCCCGCGTAGTAGTCGGCTCGCCCGACCCGGATCCTCGCACAGCAGGTGAAGGTGTCGCAAGATTACGCGATGCCGGGATCGAGGTGGATTTACTCCCAACTCCCGAGGTCGGAGACAGCCTTACCGGGTATCTGACCCGCGCGCGCCTTGCCCGCCCGTTCGTAACACTAAAGCTCGCTGTCTCTTTGGACGGCCAGATTGCAACCGCTTCTGGCGAGAGCCAGTGGATCACCGGCGAAACCTCCCGCGCACATGTCCATTCCCGCAGAGCCATGCACGACGCCATTCTTGTCGGCGGTGGCACATGGCGCGCGGACCAGCCGCGCCTTGATGTTCGCCTGGCCGGCCTTGAGCACCAGTCTCCGCGCCGGATCTTGTTGTCGCGTGGCATTGCGCCCGACGGCGTCACCGTCATCAACACCCCTTCTCAGATCGGCCGCCTCGACGAGGTGCAATACCTTTACGTCGAAGGCGGCGCGCAGACGGCGGGCAGTTTCCTTGCCGAAGATCTCGTCGACCGCATCGAGTTATACCGCGCACCTGTCCTTATCGGCGAAGGACGCTCGGCGCTGGGCGACATCGGGCTCGGAAGCCTCGACGAAGCGCACGGGCGCTGGAAACTGACCGAACGCCGCCAGCTTGGCAGCGATTGCTTCGAAGCCTACAGCCGCTCGCGCCAAGAGGAGAATTGA
- the feoB gene encoding ferrous iron transporter B, whose protein sequence is MSAKRTAALVGNPNSGKSALFNALTGARQKIANYAGVTVERKAGRLSLPNAAPVELLDLPGSYSFDAASPDEAVTRDVVKGAFDGEAAPDVLILVLDAANLEQHLVFAQEVLELGKPTVVALNMVDLAERDGLTLDPEALSEALGVPVVPTVAVRRKGIAELTDAIAEARTHADEEAHTRWHLTLPERRLTAKHIARSAILSKSTRHTIENGVDRILLNPWIGPFILFGLLFVVFQAVFAWATPFADALEGGVGAISGVVSERLPEGLLRDFLVEGVLAGVGSVVVFLPQIVILFFFILVMEASGYMARAAFLMDRLMALVGLSGRSFIPLLSSFACAIPGIMATRSISDPKDRLTTILIAPLMTCSARLPVYAVVIAAVIPQTTVGPGIGLQGLVLFALYVAGIVGAMLVALVLRSTVTKGAASGFIMELPRYQLPRLKDLAIGLWQRAWVFLRRAGTIIFVATIALWVLLSFPKAEPGQSQLDASLAGAVADTLHPVLEPVGFNREMSLAIIPALAAREVAVSALATTYAVDAEDEDIAAEGVTAKIAALWSLPTALAFLAWFVFAPQCLSTIAVARRETNGWKWPTVMVVYLFALAWLSAGATYWIATAAGL, encoded by the coding sequence ATGAGCGCGAAACGCACAGCGGCGCTTGTCGGTAACCCCAATTCGGGCAAGTCGGCCCTTTTCAACGCACTCACCGGTGCGCGTCAGAAGATAGCCAATTATGCCGGCGTGACGGTCGAGCGTAAGGCAGGACGCCTTTCGTTGCCGAACGCTGCGCCGGTCGAGCTGCTCGACCTGCCGGGTTCCTACAGTTTCGATGCGGCAAGCCCCGACGAGGCAGTCACCCGCGATGTGGTGAAGGGCGCCTTCGACGGGGAGGCGGCACCCGATGTGCTGATCCTCGTGCTCGATGCAGCAAATCTCGAACAGCACCTCGTCTTCGCGCAGGAAGTGCTGGAACTGGGCAAGCCGACGGTCGTGGCGCTCAACATGGTCGACCTGGCCGAGCGCGACGGACTGACCCTCGACCCCGAAGCCCTGTCCGAAGCCTTGGGCGTGCCCGTTGTGCCGACCGTCGCCGTGCGTCGCAAAGGCATTGCAGAACTGACCGATGCTATCGCCGAGGCGCGCACCCATGCCGACGAAGAAGCACATACGCGCTGGCATCTGACGCTGCCCGAGCGCCGCCTGACGGCAAAGCACATCGCCCGCAGCGCGATCCTCTCGAAGTCGACCCGTCACACCATCGAGAACGGAGTCGACCGCATCCTTCTCAATCCGTGGATCGGGCCGTTCATTCTGTTCGGCCTGTTATTCGTAGTCTTCCAAGCCGTATTCGCGTGGGCCACCCCCTTCGCCGATGCGCTTGAAGGCGGCGTGGGCGCGATTTCGGGAGTGGTTTCAGAGCGGCTTCCCGAAGGCCTTTTACGGGATTTCCTCGTCGAAGGCGTACTTGCCGGCGTCGGATCTGTGGTCGTCTTCCTGCCGCAGATTGTGATCTTATTCTTCTTCATCCTGGTGATGGAAGCGAGCGGATACATGGCGCGCGCCGCGTTCCTGATGGACCGGCTGATGGCACTGGTCGGCCTTTCGGGCCGTAGCTTCATCCCCCTTCTGTCCAGCTTCGCCTGCGCCATTCCCGGAATCATGGCGACGCGCTCCATTTCCGATCCCAAGGACCGGCTGACCACGATTCTGATCGCGCCGCTGATGACCTGCTCGGCGCGCCTGCCGGTCTATGCCGTGGTCATCGCCGCGGTCATTCCGCAAACGACGGTAGGGCCGGGTATCGGCCTCCAGGGCCTTGTCTTGTTCGCGCTTTATGTAGCAGGCATCGTGGGTGCGATGCTCGTCGCCCTCGTTCTGCGCAGCACAGTGACGAAGGGTGCGGCGTCGGGCTTTATCATGGAGCTGCCGCGCTACCAGCTGCCGCGCCTCAAGGACCTTGCCATCGGCCTGTGGCAGCGCGCCTGGGTGTTCCTGCGCCGTGCGGGTACGATCATTTTCGTGGCGACGATCGCGCTGTGGGTGCTGCTCAGCTTCCCCAAGGCGGAACCTGGCCAAAGCCAGCTCGACGCAAGCCTCGCAGGCGCGGTGGCCGATACGCTGCACCCGGTTCTGGAACCGGTGGGCTTCAATCGTGAAATGAGCCTTGCGATCATTCCGGCACTGGCCGCGCGCGAAGTCGCCGTGTCCGCGCTCGCGACGACCTATGCCGTTGATGCGGAAGACGAGGACATCGCCGCCGAGGGCGTGACCGCGAAGATCGCTGCGCTTTGGAGCCTGCCGACCGCGCTGGCCTTCCTCGCGTGGTTCGTCTTCGCCCCGCAATGCCTATCGACCATCGCTGTCGCCCGCCGCGAAACGAACGGATGGAAGTGGCCGACTGTTATGGTGGTCTACCTCTTCGCGCTCGCATGGCTCTCTGCCGGAGCGACATACTGGATAGCGACAGCGGCGGGTCTTTAG
- a CDS encoding COQ9 family protein: protein MTDTQAADIADLTLDELRLVLAPAIADAAIFDGWSDAALEMAADQMGADIDVARLAFKGGAIDMVFAWIEAVDMAMAAAFPDEKVAQMKIRERIRSLVQFRLDAVAGQEEALRRALAIMAMPQNAPASAKRGWQTADLMWRLAGDTATDYNHYTKRAILASLYGATLAVFVEDESEGKAETKAFLDRRIEGVMKFEKVKAKWLNPDRETFSLSRFLGRLRYPAR from the coding sequence ATGACCGACACGCAGGCAGCCGATATCGCCGATCTCACGCTGGACGAGCTGAGGCTCGTGCTAGCCCCCGCGATAGCGGATGCCGCCATTTTCGACGGCTGGAGCGATGCGGCCCTGGAAATGGCCGCCGACCAGATGGGTGCGGACATCGATGTCGCGCGTCTCGCCTTCAAGGGCGGTGCGATCGACATGGTCTTCGCCTGGATTGAGGCGGTCGACATGGCGATGGCAGCAGCTTTCCCTGATGAGAAGGTCGCGCAGATGAAAATCCGCGAGCGAATCCGCAGCCTGGTCCAGTTCCGGCTGGATGCCGTCGCCGGACAGGAAGAGGCGCTTCGACGCGCGCTCGCGATTATGGCAATGCCGCAGAACGCCCCGGCTTCCGCCAAGCGCGGCTGGCAAACCGCCGACCTGATGTGGCGGCTCGCTGGAGATACGGCGACCGATTACAATCACTATACCAAGCGCGCGATCCTCGCATCTCTTTACGGTGCAACTCTCGCAGTGTTCGTAGAAGACGAAAGCGAAGGCAAGGCCGAGACCAAGGCCTTTCTCGATCGCCGAATCGAAGGCGTGATGAAGTTCGAAAAGGTGAAGGCCAAATGGCTAAACCCCGATCGCGAAACTTTTAGCCTGTCACGTTTCCTCGGCCGGCTGCGCTACCCGGCGCGCTAA
- a CDS encoding YceD family protein, with the protein MSTAELSRPIKPRALPADTLTINATDSERAALAERFSVTAIEKLTAAVDFDEKDGATIAKGSLDAIIVQPCAVSREDISYPVTESFELRFVPESAPVAHEPDEEFELSLEDLDEIEYEGETFDIGEAIAQTLGLAIDPFREGPDADRIRAEKGIESDEDRAPSGPLAEALAALKK; encoded by the coding sequence ATGAGTACAGCCGAGCTTTCCCGCCCGATCAAGCCACGCGCACTTCCTGCCGATACGCTCACCATCAACGCGACCGACAGCGAACGCGCCGCTTTGGCCGAACGGTTCTCCGTTACCGCGATCGAAAAGCTGACCGCTGCAGTCGATTTCGACGAGAAAGACGGCGCGACTATCGCCAAGGGTTCGCTGGATGCCATCATCGTCCAGCCCTGCGCCGTCAGCCGCGAGGACATTTCCTATCCGGTGACCGAGAGCTTCGAACTTCGTTTTGTCCCCGAGAGCGCGCCGGTAGCGCACGAGCCCGACGAGGAGTTCGAGCTCAGTCTCGAAGACCTCGACGAAATCGAATACGAGGGCGAGACTTTCGACATCGGCGAAGCCATCGCACAGACGCTCGGCCTCGCCATCGATCCCTTTCGTGAAGGTCCCGACGCGGACCGCATCCGGGCCGAGAAAGGCATCGAGAGCGACGAGGACAGGGCCCCTAGCGGACCGCTCGCGGAAGCCCTGGCGGCGCTCAAGAAGTAA
- a CDS encoding outer membrane protein assembly factor BamE: MNRSKIFGIAAILAAGLATTACSSIREPRGYIVDSLLLGTVQPGIDNQRSVEETLGRPTFTSQYGEPTWYYVSSTTGRKPFVRPSIREHQVLAVKFDAAGNVLSADRSGMEKVVYLSPDGDETPTLGRERSFLEDLFGNIGTVGQPGLGGQGGPGR, from the coding sequence ATGAACAGGTCCAAGATTTTCGGTATCGCTGCCATTCTCGCAGCGGGTCTCGCAACGACCGCCTGCTCGTCGATTCGCGAGCCGCGCGGTTACATCGTCGATTCGCTCCTGCTTGGAACGGTCCAGCCCGGCATCGACAACCAGCGCAGCGTGGAGGAGACGCTCGGCCGACCGACCTTCACCAGCCAGTATGGCGAACCAACCTGGTATTACGTGTCCAGCACGACGGGGCGTAAGCCCTTTGTCCGCCCCTCTATCCGCGAACACCAGGTGCTGGCGGTCAAGTTCGACGCGGCAGGCAATGTCCTGTCCGCCGATCGCAGCGGAATGGAAAAGGTCGTCTACCTTTCGCCTGATGGCGACGAGACGCCGACCTTGGGCCGTGAGCGCAGCTTTCTCGAAGACCTGTTCGGCAATATCGGCACGGTCGGCCAGCCGGGTCTTGGCGGTCAGGGCGGTCCGGGTCGCTGA
- a CDS encoding FeoA family protein has protein sequence MTLDVLDSGKPARIVAVNWAGLAEDEGKRLKALGVDEGAEIAVVHRGVFGGRDPLALRLGNMTIAIRRVHARAIEVEAA, from the coding sequence ATGACTCTGGACGTTCTCGACAGCGGAAAACCGGCGCGCATCGTCGCCGTGAACTGGGCCGGTCTGGCCGAAGACGAAGGCAAGCGACTGAAGGCGCTTGGCGTGGACGAAGGTGCCGAAATCGCCGTGGTCCATCGCGGCGTGTTCGGCGGACGCGATCCTCTGGCGCTTCGGCTCGGCAACATGACCATCGCCATCCGCCGCGTCCACGCCCGTGCAATCGAGGTGGAAGCAGCATGA
- a CDS encoding OmpA family protein, which produces MTTISKKPKTLVWLAALSLPLSASLSAQELRPVGEAQAETEEAEVLTIVEGSVPSDLTGLPEGPEVEGFISARSGNRMQVTTLGGQNTLIVISEGTEIRAKGGFLGLGSKELTASSLLNGLPVTVKTVQWGGRGLIATDVRLKDDDLETAAMIRNGTSQQFAEQREDIDANAALAESLRGRMGDIDKYNIKGSTNVFFDTGKYNLSAEARQDLCAAADQANAMDNALLLVVGYTDSTGSYEINQELSERRAGRVVNFLQQECGWQPWRMLSPTGMAASDPLADNSTPEGKAQNRRVSVNILVSKSVDGM; this is translated from the coding sequence ATGACTACTATTTCCAAGAAGCCGAAGACGCTTGTCTGGCTTGCCGCGCTTTCGCTGCCGCTTTCGGCCAGCCTTTCGGCCCAGGAACTCCGCCCCGTCGGCGAAGCTCAGGCCGAAACCGAAGAAGCCGAAGTGCTGACCATCGTCGAGGGCAGCGTGCCCAGCGACCTTACCGGCCTGCCCGAAGGTCCCGAAGTCGAAGGCTTCATCTCGGCCCGCAGCGGCAACCGCATGCAGGTCACCACGCTGGGCGGCCAGAACACGCTGATCGTGATCAGCGAAGGCACCGAAATCCGTGCCAAGGGCGGTTTTCTCGGTCTCGGCAGCAAGGAGCTCACCGCTTCGTCGCTGCTAAATGGCTTGCCGGTTACTGTGAAGACGGTCCAGTGGGGCGGCCGCGGCCTGATCGCGACCGACGTGCGCCTGAAGGATGACGATCTCGAAACCGCAGCCATGATCCGCAACGGTACTTCGCAGCAGTTCGCCGAACAGCGCGAAGACATCGACGCCAACGCGGCGCTCGCTGAATCGCTGCGTGGACGCATGGGCGATATCGACAAGTACAACATCAAGGGTTCGACGAACGTGTTCTTCGACACCGGCAAGTACAATCTGTCGGCAGAAGCCCGTCAGGACCTGTGTGCAGCAGCCGACCAGGCGAACGCGATGGACAACGCTCTCCTGCTTGTCGTCGGGTACACCGACTCGACCGGCAGCTACGAGATCAACCAGGAGCTCAGCGAACGGCGTGCAGGACGCGTGGTCAACTTCCTTCAGCAGGAATGCGGCTGGCAGCCCTGGCGTATGCTGAGCCCGACCGGCATGGCAGCGTCGGACCCGCTGGCAGACAACAGCACGCCCGAAGGCAAGGCGCAGAACCGCCGCGTTTCGGTCAACATTCTCGTCAGCAAGAGCGTCGACGGAATGTAA
- a CDS encoding ankyrin repeat domain-containing protein: MRVNPVTRFLTLTIGMASLVATPLAAQGQSDGYKFIKAVRDRDGTEATALLDQPGSTIVNAREITSGETAMHAVVQRRDLTWVRFLLQRGANPNIADNNGVTPLQIAVQLGFIEGVGRLIKGGADVDVANSTGETPLMTAIHRRDTGMIEVLIEAGADLDRTDNSGRTARDYAKLLASNEKVMAAIEKAETARDGEPETYGPS, encoded by the coding sequence GTGCGCGTAAATCCGGTCACTCGTTTCCTGACCCTCACCATCGGCATGGCGAGCCTGGTGGCGACTCCGCTCGCCGCGCAGGGGCAATCCGATGGGTACAAGTTCATCAAGGCGGTCCGCGACCGTGACGGGACCGAGGCCACGGCCCTGCTCGACCAGCCGGGCAGCACAATTGTCAACGCGCGTGAAATCACCTCCGGCGAAACTGCCATGCACGCAGTGGTCCAGCGGCGCGATCTCACCTGGGTGCGGTTCCTGCTCCAGCGCGGTGCCAACCCGAACATTGCCGACAACAATGGCGTCACGCCGCTGCAGATCGCCGTGCAACTCGGCTTCATCGAAGGGGTCGGGCGGCTGATCAAGGGTGGGGCTGATGTCGATGTTGCCAATTCTACCGGCGAGACCCCTCTTATGACTGCGATCCATCGCCGCGACACCGGCATGATCGAAGTCCTGATCGAAGCTGGCGCCGATCTCGACCGGACCGACAACAGCGGCCGCACGGCGCGCGATTACGCCAAGCTGCTTGCCTCGAACGAAAAAGTGATGGCCGCCATCGAAAAGGCCGAAACCGCGCGCGACGGCGAACCCGAAACATACGGACCGAGTTGA
- the hslV gene encoding ATP-dependent protease subunit HslV — MSEQDNRHGLTQWHGTTIIGVRKGDRIVVAGDGQVSMGNTVMKPNARKVRRIGEGGKVVAGFAGATADAFTLFERLEKKLEQYSGQLLRAAVELTKDWRTDKYLRNLEALMIVADKENLLVLTGNGDVLEPEGGITAIGSGGNYALAAAKAIAEYEDDPEVIARKAMKVAADICVFTNGNVTLEEV, encoded by the coding sequence ATGAGTGAACAAGACAATCGCCACGGGCTTACCCAGTGGCATGGCACCACGATAATCGGCGTACGCAAGGGCGATCGGATCGTCGTTGCCGGAGACGGACAGGTCTCCATGGGCAACACGGTCATGAAGCCCAATGCCCGCAAGGTCCGCCGGATCGGCGAGGGCGGCAAGGTTGTGGCCGGGTTCGCCGGGGCGACGGCGGATGCCTTCACGCTTTTCGAGCGGCTCGAAAAGAAGCTGGAACAGTATAGCGGACAGCTGCTGCGTGCTGCTGTCGAGCTGACGAAGGACTGGCGCACGGACAAATACCTGCGCAATCTCGAAGCCCTGATGATCGTGGCGGACAAGGAAAACCTCCTCGTCCTAACCGGCAATGGTGACGTGCTGGAGCCCGAAGGCGGCATCACGGCCATCGGCTCGGGCGGCAATTATGCGCTCGCCGCTGCCAAGGCGATCGCCGAATACGAAGACGATCCCGAGGTGATCGCGCGCAAGGCGATGAAGGTCGCCGCCGACATCTGTGTCTTCACCAATGGCAATGTGACCCTCGAAGAGGTCTGA
- a CDS encoding YcgN family cysteine cluster protein, which translates to MGALRARFWELPLAKLNQEEWEALCDGCGRCCLHKVEYEDTGEIEETNVACTLLDCSTARCKDYKNRKAFVPDCLRLTLKLVDKVPWLPDTCAYRRRADDRPLPSWHYLISGDREAVIAAGISVAGRVISEDEAGPLEHHIVEWGDGEEEPA; encoded by the coding sequence ATGGGTGCGTTGAGGGCCCGCTTCTGGGAGCTTCCGCTGGCGAAGCTCAACCAGGAAGAGTGGGAAGCGCTGTGCGACGGATGCGGACGCTGCTGCCTGCACAAGGTCGAATATGAGGACACGGGCGAGATCGAGGAGACCAACGTCGCCTGCACCTTGCTCGATTGCTCGACGGCGCGTTGCAAGGACTACAAGAACCGCAAGGCCTTCGTGCCGGACTGCCTGCGCCTTACGCTCAAGTTGGTCGACAAGGTTCCATGGCTCCCGGACACCTGCGCCTATCGCCGCAGGGCTGACGACCGCCCATTGCCAAGCTGGCATTACCTGATTTCAGGCGATCGCGAGGCCGTAATTGCCGCAGGAATCTCGGTCGCGGGCCGCGTAATCAGCGAGGACGAAGCGGGCCCGCTTGAACACCACATCGTCGAATGGGGTGACGGCGAGGAGGAGCCGGCGTGA
- a CDS encoding SCO family protein, which yields MNQPVMPYKFPAVLAALLLTACNAQPAEEPPLAGAALGGDFTLTGEDNSPVSWSDFDGKYRIVYFGYAFCPDVCPTDVQRAMAGLKQFEESEPDLGAQIQPLFVTIDPERDTPEVVAEFTDAFHPRLIGLTGSPEEVKAAAGKFAVYYARGADSEAGGYLMDHSNITYLFGPAGEPIAMLPTDEGPDAVATELAKWVR from the coding sequence ATGAACCAACCTGTCATGCCCTACAAGTTTCCTGCCGTATTGGCCGCACTCTTACTGACTGCCTGCAACGCCCAACCCGCTGAAGAACCGCCCTTGGCTGGTGCGGCTCTTGGCGGCGATTTCACGCTGACGGGAGAAGACAATTCGCCGGTCAGCTGGAGCGACTTCGACGGCAAATACCGGATCGTCTACTTCGGTTATGCCTTTTGCCCCGATGTCTGCCCGACCGACGTGCAGCGCGCCATGGCCGGTCTCAAGCAGTTCGAGGAAAGCGAGCCCGACCTGGGCGCACAGATCCAGCCGCTGTTCGTGACCATCGATCCGGAACGCGATACGCCGGAAGTCGTCGCGGAATTCACCGACGCCTTCCACCCCCGGCTGATCGGGCTGACCGGTTCGCCTGAAGAGGTGAAGGCCGCAGCAGGCAAGTTCGCCGTATACTATGCGCGCGGTGCGGATAGCGAGGCGGGCGGTTACCTCATGGATCATTCCAACATCACTTACCTGTTCGGTCCCGCAGGCGAACCGATCGCCATGCTGCCGACCGACGAGGGGCCCGATGCCGTGGCCACGGAACTGGCGAAATGGGTGCGTTGA
- the ssb gene encoding single-stranded DNA-binding protein — translation MAGSLNKVMLIGNLGADPEIRSFQNGGKVANLRIATSETWKDRNTGERQERTEWHTVAIFSEGLIGVVERFLRKGSKVYIEGQLQTRKWQDQSGNDRYSTEIVLRGLNGTLTMLDGAQGGNRGGGGGGSSWDQGGDQSSGGGDNWRSGGGSSGGGSQGGSSGGGSNYDDLDDDIPF, via the coding sequence ATGGCAGGTAGCCTCAACAAAGTCATGCTGATCGGTAATCTGGGCGCAGACCCGGAAATCCGCAGCTTCCAGAACGGCGGTAAGGTCGCCAACCTACGCATCGCCACCAGCGAGACGTGGAAGGACCGCAACACCGGCGAACGCCAGGAACGCACCGAATGGCACACCGTCGCGATCTTCTCCGAAGGCCTGATCGGCGTGGTCGAGCGTTTTCTGCGCAAGGGTTCGAAGGTTTACATCGAAGGCCAGCTCCAGACCCGCAAGTGGCAGGACCAGAGCGGCAACGACCGTTACTCGACCGAAATCGTCCTACGCGGCCTCAATGGCACGCTGACCATGCTGGACGGTGCCCAAGGCGGTAATCGCGGCGGCGGCGGCGGCGGTTCCAGTTGGGACCAGGGCGGCGACCAGTCTTCGGGCGGCGGCGACAATTGGCGCAGTGGCGGCGGTTCGTCGGGCGGTGGCTCGCAGGGCGGCAGCTCGGGCGGCGGATCGAACTACGACGATCTCGACGACGACATCCCGTTCTGA
- a CDS encoding riboflavin synthase, which produces MFTGIVTAIGKIEKVEKRQDTRVTVACPFDPGAIDIGASIACSGVCLTVVGLAGEAGAARIGFDVSDETIRRTVPAMWQEGRILNLEPALRLGDELGGHLVTGHVDTVGQVVAVKDAGGSTMLAIRISREFAPFVAEKGSITVDGVSLTVNDVRDREDGACDFALNIIPHTGEVTTLGALRQGDSVNLEIDVLARYLMRMQSLKG; this is translated from the coding sequence ATGTTTACCGGTATCGTCACGGCGATAGGCAAAATCGAAAAGGTCGAGAAGCGCCAGGATACGCGCGTCACCGTCGCCTGTCCGTTCGACCCCGGAGCGATCGACATCGGCGCATCGATTGCCTGCTCTGGCGTCTGCCTGACCGTGGTAGGTCTTGCAGGCGAGGCCGGAGCGGCACGGATCGGCTTCGACGTCTCCGACGAAACTATCCGCCGTACGGTGCCTGCGATGTGGCAGGAGGGCCGCATACTCAATCTCGAACCGGCCCTGCGGCTGGGCGACGAACTCGGCGGCCATCTCGTTACCGGTCATGTCGATACCGTCGGACAGGTCGTGGCCGTCAAGGATGCCGGCGGGTCGACAATGCTGGCCATTCGCATCTCGCGCGAATTCGCGCCGTTCGTGGCCGAAAAGGGGTCGATCACCGTCGACGGCGTTTCGCTGACGGTAAACGACGTTCGCGACCGCGAAGATGGCGCCTGCGACTTCGCGCTCAACATCATCCCCCATACCGGCGAGGTCACGACGCTGGGTGCCCTTCGCCAAGGTGATAGCGTCAATCTCGAAATCGACGTGCTCGCCCGCTATCTCATGCGGATGCAGAGCCTGAAGGGCTGA
- a CDS encoding M48 family metallopeptidase yields the protein MIEWLRSESLEPAIDLGGRQIPIELRRHARAKRLTLRLAPDGRAVLITLPRWCASKEAIAFAHARAAWLQAQLGKVPEAFDPVATRLLPYKGGEIAIDWREDAPRKPELVSETLNLGGPEETLEKRLQRFLETEAQSHFAEDAAFYCRRASLPVAPVKLTRARRRWGSCSSEGVLRLNWRLIMAPDFVRRSVVAHEVAHLVHFDHSEAFHTLLDDLYEDDIERANRWLSASGRKLYACFT from the coding sequence GTGATCGAGTGGCTCCGTTCCGAATCGCTCGAGCCTGCCATCGATCTCGGCGGTCGGCAAATCCCCATCGAACTGCGCCGCCACGCCCGCGCCAAGCGCCTGACCCTGCGTCTCGCGCCCGATGGACGGGCCGTACTCATCACCCTGCCGCGCTGGTGTGCCAGCAAGGAAGCGATCGCTTTTGCCCATGCGCGTGCAGCCTGGCTGCAGGCGCAACTCGGCAAGGTGCCCGAAGCCTTCGATCCTGTCGCCACCCGCCTGCTGCCCTACAAGGGCGGCGAGATTGCCATCGACTGGCGAGAGGACGCGCCGCGCAAGCCCGAGCTAGTTTCAGAGACGCTCAATCTGGGCGGGCCGGAAGAAACGCTCGAGAAGCGGTTGCAGCGGTTCCTCGAAACCGAGGCTCAATCCCATTTCGCCGAAGACGCTGCGTTCTATTGCAGGCGCGCCTCCCTCCCAGTCGCGCCGGTGAAGCTGACCCGCGCCCGGCGCCGCTGGGGCAGTTGTTCAAGCGAGGGCGTGCTGCGGCTCAACTGGCGGCTCATCATGGCCCCCGATTTCGTGCGCCGTTCGGTCGTCGCGCACGAAGTCGCCCATCTCGTGCATTTCGATCACAGCGAGGCGTTCCACACCCTCCTCGACGACCTTTACGAAGACGACATAGAGCGGGCCAATCGCTGGCTGTCCGCAAGCGGGCGCAAACTCTATGCCTGCTTCACCTAG
- a CDS encoding ubiquinol-cytochrome C chaperone family protein encodes MTFFARLFGTQQDPREQWRPLWHRVVEEARDPDWYRMCGVADTLEGRFDMVTLVLSLSILKMETEEELAPHTALLTELFVEDMEGQLREAGIGDPTVGKKIGNLMSSMGGRLGAYRTALAAEDRVALADALRRNVTMAQEDEAEALAERMIRLHKRLARSDATQLRAGEFAA; translated from the coding sequence ATGACCTTTTTTGCCCGCCTGTTCGGCACCCAGCAAGACCCGCGCGAACAATGGCGCCCGCTCTGGCACCGTGTCGTTGAGGAAGCCCGCGATCCGGACTGGTACCGTATGTGCGGGGTGGCCGATACACTGGAAGGCCGTTTCGACATGGTCACGCTGGTTCTCAGCCTTTCCATCCTGAAGATGGAAACGGAAGAAGAGCTTGCGCCGCACACAGCGCTGCTGACCGAATTGTTCGTGGAGGACATGGAAGGCCAGCTGCGCGAGGCCGGCATCGGCGATCCCACCGTTGGCAAGAAAATCGGCAATCTTATGAGCAGCATGGGCGGCCGGTTGGGCGCCTATCGCACGGCGCTTGCCGCCGAAGACCGCGTCGCACTGGCCGATGCGTTGAGGCGCAATGTCACCATGGCGCAGGAAGACGAAGCGGAAGCCCTCGCCGAGCGCATGATCCGCCTGCACAAGCGGCTGGCGCGCTCGGACGCAACTCAGCTCCGCGCAGGGGAGTTTGCCGCATGA